The sequence ttcGATCACCAATGGTGAAGGGCTTAAATCTGGGATATtgaagaggccggaattggagaggTCAAGGGGGCCGTTGCtgaactgggagccagtgtaggtcagtaagAACCGGTGGTGGTGGGTGATTTGGTGTGAGGTAGGGGATGGGCAGAgggtgaagatagatgggtgactggGGAGATGTTTAAAAGCATCAGATCTGATGGTGTGTTTCTATTCCCCAAGGCCGGCAGTGTCTGTTCCAGCGACTGAGACCCCCCAACgcgatgaggcagcagcgcttttGCACGTGTTGTAAGGAAGGTCGCTACGCTGCGACGGATCTCCACCACCTCGACTGCCCACAGCCTGACCCAGGGGGGGTCGACATTGACGAGCAGTACACGCCCCAGCAGCGGGCAGCTGTGCTGAGGGTTCTGAACACTGCCTCCCGGGAGGAGCTGGCCGGAATCAAACTGCTCCGTGGTAGGAAATCGGCCAACATTGTGGAATACAGGGAAGAACGTGGACCGTTCACACACCTGCAGTGTCTACTGGAGGTGCCGCTCTTCAAACACAAAACCATAACCAAAGTGTGTCGGTCAATCCTGAGCCCCTGTGGGGAGCCTGGGAGGAGAGACAAGAAACTCCAAGGATTGAAGTTTGTCAAACCTGACATAGAACGAAGGCGGCTCCTGGTAAGGACTAAAATAAACTGCAGGGAGGCTGTACAAGTAGTATACTGGGTTAACAATGGGTATACTGGATATGCAATTAATATAGATATACTGGATATATAACTAGTATATTAATTAATAAACTCGGTATGTAATTGATATACTATATAAATATAGGTATACTGGATATATAATTAGTACACTCGATATAGAgtcagacagtgcagaaaaggcccttcggcccatcgagtccgcaccgataatatctaccactaatattgcgctaatcccattttcctgcgcttgtcccatatccttgaatgttcagatatttcaagtgctcatccatccaaatattttttaaaggttgtaaggtttccagcctccactcccttcccaggcagcgcattccagattcccaccaccctctgagtgaaaaacattttTCTCAAATCCACACTgattctcctgcccctcaccctaaaactatgctctTTGTGACCcctattgacccctcaaccaaggggaacagctgttccctactcATCCTGTTCGTACCCCAtagaatcttatacacctcaatcatgtccctcctcagccttctctgctctcgagaaaacaatccaagcttatccagtctctccttatcgctcaaatgctccgtcccaggcaacaccctggtgaatctcctctgtcccccctccagtgctatcctatagtgaggtgaccagaactgcacacactgttccagctgtggcctcaccaacactctgtacaactccaacattaccttctTGCTCTGATACTCTATATCACGACTGAGTGTCccaatatgccttcttaactgtcCTATTCATGTGCTGTGCtgttttcagggatctgtgaataattaccccaagatccatctgttcttctgagtttcccagtgtcctgccattcattaaataccccattgccttgtttcttcttccaaagtgcatcacctcacacttatcagggttaaacaccatctgccactgctctgcccatctgaccaacccaactATATCTTCTTGAAACCTACAACCTCctccttcactattaaccaccctaccaatcttggtgtcatcagcaaacttgcttaacattcCCCCCACACTTTCATcaatatcatttatgtatataacaaacaataagggtcccagtgctgatccttgcggtacaccgctGGACACCGGCACCCAGTCACTCGAATAGCCTTCTACCCTTTGCCgaagccagtttctgatccaccTTGCcacgtttccctgaattccatgtgttttaaccttctcaatcagtctcccatgtgggaccttgtcaaaagctttactaaaatccatataaattacatcaactgaacttccctcatccacacacttgatcacatttttgaaaaattctaacatctgacaaagccatgctgactatccctaattaaccacgcctttccaagtggatattaatcctccccttcagaattttttccaatagttaccctaccactgacgtgagactcactggtctgtaatttccaggTTTATCTCTACTacctttcttgaaaagtggaaccacattagccatgCTCCTGTCTCTAGCATTTCCCCCGtgaccagagaggaattaaacattTGTGTCCgagccctgcaatttcctgccttgcctcccacagtagcctgtgATGCAGTTCTTCCGGGACAGGGGATTAGTCAGTTTATAAGCCAGTCAGAGTCTCCAATACCTTCCCATTTCCTATGTCAGAAGATACAATTCCTCACAATCCCTTATCCTGAATCCCATACCTACCTTCTCTTCCTGAGTGAAAACTGAAGAGAAGTTTTCATTGAACACTCTTCCTCCCTGTGGCTTCACTCACAGACTGCCCCCCTGGGTGgcacgggtgacacagtgggttagcactgctgcctcacagcgccagggacccggcttcaattcccggcctcgggtcactgtctgtgtggagtatgcacgttctccccgtgtctgcgtgggtttcctctgagtgctctggtttcctcccacagtctgaaagacgtgatggttagggtgcattagccgtgctaaattctccctcagtgtacccgaacaggcgccagagtgtggcgactaggggattttcacagtaacttcattgcagtgtaggtctacttgtgacacaaataaactatACTTTAAACTTGGTCCCTaacgggccctactctttccctggttagccTCTTCCCtttaatatatttataaaaaatCTTTTATAAGAATTCTCCCTTATCTTGTTCACAAGTTCtttttcatgccccctttttgctcttctaattgctttctcaAGTTCTCTCTTGTACTTCCTATATTCCTCTCGGGCCGCACCCTTTAGACTTGCTAAAAGCTTTCTCTTCTTCCACATCCAGTTCTGTAATTGATACACTATAAATATAATAGGTATACTAGATATATCGTTAGTATACTGGATATACAATTGATATACTATATAAAGATAATAGGTATACTGGATACATAACTAGATAACTGGATACATAATTAGTATAGTCAATATGTAATTGACATTCTATATAACTATAGGTATACTGGATATTTAGTTAGTATACTGGACATATAATTATTATACAGGCTTTACAATTGATGTACTGTAGAAATAGAATAGATTTAGTGAATATATAGTTACTATACTGGATATACTCAAATTCTTGACCTTCTGACTCAAGCCAGAGTTCCGTTGGTGAGCTGCAAATGACATTGATGGCTGGGTCTAAGCACAATGTGGTTTAATTTGACCATCTCCTTTATAAATGTGGGGACAGCAGTTTATAAGCAGGGCTGGTATCAGATGTGGATACAGAATTGAAAAGCCTGTCGATAGACTTTCTGGTTCTGTTGAAATGCTGGGATGTCAGATTTGGAATGTGTGGGTGTGACGGCTGCTCGCTGCTATTGAAGTGCCTGCGGTGAGATTGTCTGCTTTGTGGGTTCCAGGGTGGAGTTAACAAGCTGAAAGTTGCAGGTCGCTGATGTCTGGGTTACCACGGAAATGCTTAGAATACAGCGTGCAGGAGAGTACACACTCTGACCGGGAAAGGGGTTCTATCTAAATACATCCTCTTATTTACCACAAGGCTGCAGAAAGCATTGTGTCAGTCGTGTTTGGAATCCGTAAGATTGCGTGGGCCCACATGGATCGGAATCTGACTGTTCTGGACTGGAACCAGGAGACGAGTCACCGATACATGAAGGGTGCCTACCTGCCCTCCATTTACCTCGAGGAGGTAAGTCAACTTGGCGGGTTCTTTTCTCCCCTCTGTTCTTCTGGGCTGCCGCTGCACTGTGCCAGGGAGAAGTGGGCAGTCGGATTATCTCCAAAGGCTTGTATCGTCTCGGATTGAGGATGAAagggtgatctgattgaggtgttggAGGCGACTGGCGGGAGTGTTCGGGAGAGAGGCTATTCCCTCTGGCAGGATTCGAGTTGCCCACTCTGTTTGGATGGATTTATGGATGGTTTAATCAcatgacctcctccagcctaaaCGACAAATAAAACAGCCTTAATCCCATCACCAATATCCGTCTAGTGAGTAGATATTCCGATCAAAGAGAATTATGTTTTTGCTGATAagagattcatcttcaattaaaGGAGACTCTAGAgcaatcctggagagttggcaaccccaTGGTGGGGGTTCTGGAACAAGTGGGGGCTAATTTTAAAATGCAAGTTCAGAggcatttgttcacacagaggccaGTGGAAATCTGCAACTCCCTCCACTCAAAAGCGATTGAGGCTAAAGGATATGAAGAGAAAATTTCGAAGTTGAGATTGATAACCTgtttatagaatcgtagaatccctacactgcaaaggccattcggcccatcgagcctgcagcgacaacaatcccacccaggtcttacccccgcaactccacatatttaccctagctaatctccctgacacaaagggtaaTTTagtttagccaatccacctaaccagcacatctttggactgtgggaggaaaccggagcacccggaggaaacccacgcagacacggggagaacgtgcaaacaccacacagatagtgacccaagctgggaatcgaacccgggtccctggcgctgtgaggcagcagtgctaaccactgtgccaccgatttttgttaggcaagggttATGGAACCAAGGCCGATGGATGGAATAAGATACAGAGCAGCCACGATCTAAGTGACGGATCAGATACAAAGGGCTGACTGGCTGCCTCCTGTTCCCATGAAACTGCGATGCAACTGAACATTGGAGCAGGAAGAGTACTCCGCCTTGTGGAGAGGTACGTGGCGACAGCTCattgcctctctctgtgctcttgtGCCAGCTACTTCCAGAGTCCTTGACAATTCCAACACTCTTCTTCCTTTTCCATTTATTTGTAGATCTCTGCGGCCGTCTCGAAAATCCCCAAGGGAGATTTCTTCATCTTGGAGAAGCCTAGCATCTCGACTCAGAGCACCCACCTGTTCCCTGTGACGCTGCACTTGCGCACGATCGAGGCCATGTTACACGGGCTGCTGGGAGGCAGCTTCCTGGAGGATGGTCAGCACAAGGTGCTGAGCGTGGTGCGCACTGCAGTGGGGAAGCACTTTGaactaatggtgggggagtcccggACGAGCGGGAGGGAACTGGTGCAGCAGCTCATGATCGACTCGGTGACGCAGGAGCACCCGCGGGTGCTCTTCCCCCGGGACGCACTGGCCCGCTATAGGAGATTGTTTCAGAAGGGAAATGCGGACCGGGGAGAGGAAATGTGTGATGCTTTGCTGCAAGCTGTTGCTTTTTATGAATTTCTGTTTAATAATTCTTAAATATCACAGCAGGTTAAAGAGGAACTTGGTAGTTAAGCACCGATATTGTAACAGTCGTGGTCAGATTGGACAGGCAAATAATTTCTCCCAAAGTTTCTTGTTTCCATCCTGGCTGATGTTTCATCTGCCACGTGATTCATTGGTCACATTCCATTACCTCCCCAAGTAGCTTCAAACAACAGAGGGAGTtctctggctaatatttatccctcaaccaaaatcacacaaaacagattatttggtcattttcatattgtttgtgggatctttctgtgtacaaattggctgctgcatttcctacattacaagtgGCCACATTTCGAAAGTACCTTGTTGGTTGTAAATCACTTTGTCATGTTCACTGGTCTGGAAAGGCATCGTAGAATTGCAAGTTTTTCTTGTGCATGAGCCCTGATGGTAAGTGTCAGATTGGTTATTTGACTGCAGTGGGCTTCACAGCTGAGTTAAACCCTGATGCCTATTTAAGCATGGGTTATTGTTTTCCCCTGTTCCTCATCCAAGGGCACTAATGGTTGTAATCCATTTTGCGCAGAGCATTTACTGCAGAGAGCTGCATGCAACAGTGAGCAGTAACTTTCACcgaaaactaaaaacagaaaatgctacaaatactcagcaacatctgtggagagagaaaccgagttaatgtttcagctcaCTGACCTTTCATCAAAACCCACTTCTAGGATTTTGGTTTGAATGTTGCTCAGCGAGGGGGGGAACAGCAGTCATGTCTATTTTGGTCCAACATGCAGTAAGCACAGACAGCATCCAGGTCGCAGCCCATAGCTGGAGAAGAGATTCAATCCTGGGTCGATGCTGAATTAACTATTTTAGTCAGGCCTGGGGTGTCACAAATCTTAGTGTGAGTGAGAGGAAGAGCGGGATCCTTGCTCCTAATTGTGATCCAATGGAAAATGTGTTTGTAAAGTTGTGGCTTAAGACGAGGTGAAAAATGTGGAAAGTCTCCCCATTGACTGTATCTCAAGCAGCGTTTTTCAAATTCTAGCTGGAGCTCAGTATACAAACCACCCAGATGTGCACCAACTGGACCGTGTTATGTGGTTTTAAACCAGGCCCTGCACTGGGACTGTTCCTCATCTGATTTTACTGCTAACTCGCCCTGATCTTTGAGCAGAACCATCATTGGCTGCCTAATGCTTTGGGATCTGGAGGTGATGGAAAGCATTAGACAAATCAAGTTCGTTCTTTTAAGAAAAATGACAATTGTAAAGCTAGGTGATTGTACATTTCAGCCCATTCTGCTTCCTGGTTATTTATTATTAAATGGTTTCACTGGAATTATTTGTCATTTTTGTACCAAATGGATTTGTGTTTTGACTTCTGACCAGCGATACTGGTAATTCTgaattgggggggagaggggggaggaggaggaggaggagaagggggggagggggaggagaagggggggagggggaggaggaggagaaggggggggagggggaggaggaggagaaggggggggagggggaggaggaggagaagggggggaggaggaggagaagggtggggggggggggggagcggctcCTGGCACGGGCTGTGACTATTGATTCACTGTAATAATTGCATAGCTGAGGAATCACTGTGTACACCAGCGTACTGATGGATTTAACATCATAGCTCCTCGCTTGGGAAGTTTCCAATCTCTCCCGCCATCACTGCTGGTGTCAGGGTCAGCCACCTGCCCCCCCAGAACAGGGCATTGTTTAGTCAGCCCCTCCCCTACGCACAAAGTGAGCCCCAACCCCAAGTAAATATCCCGTTGTGGGGGTTAGGCGATTGTGGATTGCAATGCAGTTTTGATACAAGTGCTGGTTACAATGCTGTTAATTAAGAGTACAGCATACCAATAAATCTTTTAGTAATGACATCTCAAATTTACCCTTCAATGAGACAGTTGGCCTGAATGGAACGATAAGGAATTTGTATCTTTCGGACACTTCCGGTACATGACACCAACTTTACAAAGTCACTGTCATAATACCTTTtttgagcaagatcccacagtgaTACCAGCAAGggcttatggagttggggtgagcTATTCATAtgaatagagaattggttaactgaCAGGAAGCAGCATTTTCAAGCTACAGGCTGTAACTAGTGCTGGCCCCTCAGCTAATGACAGAGACAAACAGACCGAGCGTTCtgcatccaagtttgctgatgatgcaaagctaTGTGGGAATGCAAGTTGCGAGCAAGACACACAGATGTTGATAAGTGAATGGGCaacaggtggcagatggaatttaatcaccCAGATGTGAAATTATTCACTTGGGTGCTAAGAATTATAAagcataattttttaaaaggcatgaaACTTCTAATTGAATTTCAGAGGGACTTGGGTATACTCATCCAAGGAACATTAACACatagtacagcaagcaattagataGGCAaagggtgacagtggttagcactgctgccgcacagctccagggacctggattcgattcctggcttgggtcactgtgtggagttcgcatgttctccctgtgtctgcatgggtttcctctgggtgctctggtttcctcccacagtccaaagatgtgtgagttaggtgcattggctatgctgaattgcctcttcggTCCCAGGATGCAGGATTCgtggggtaactatgtggggttatggggaaagggcctgggtgggattgttgtcagtgcaggctcgatgggccgaatggcctccttgtacccagtagggcttctatgatttctatgaaattgcaTGCAAGCCTTTATTGCAATGGACTGGAGTAGAAGAGTAAGGAGGTCTTGCTACAGCTGCATAGggctctggtgaggccacacctggggaactatgtggagtttgccgaTCATTGAGAGATGTACTTGTGTGGGATGAGGTGTGgcaaagattcaccaggttggtttctgggatgagaggattgCCTTATGATGAGAGGGTGAGTAAAGTGGGCCTGTACTCTGgagctggagtttagaataagagGTGAATTCATTGATATTTTTAAAGTTCTAAAGTGACCTGACCAGGATAGACACACAAATCCTTTCTGTTGGCTGAGTAATCTAGAACAGTCTCCAGAATAGCTGCCTGACTatctaggactgagatgaggagaaatttcttcactcaaatggtCACATTTTGGCATTCCCTACCCCATAAGCCTGTGGATGctccaaggctgagatagacagattcaaaggatatggggagctggTACGAAATCAGAGTTAAGGCTGATGATCAGCCAGAAtagcattgaatggtggagcagacgcgaGGAACTGTATAGTCTGTTCCTATTTGTTATGTGAATGGTCAACCTGTCATTACAATCAGGCACCTGTTTATATagaacatacagcacagaaacaggccattttacCCGACTGGTCCACATCACTGTTCATGCTCCAAACaaaacctcccccacactcctcccCTTGAACGTAACCTAGTCTTCACAACTTAATACACAacagattgaatttaaatttattaTTGAGCTacacctagaacaaagaacatacaacagtacagcacagaacaggcccttcggcccacaatgttgtgccgagctttatctgaaaccaagatcaacctatcccactccctatcatcctggtgtgctccatgtgcctatccaataactcctGGGGAGAAGAATATCTTTATTTCCCTTTCTCAGTTTATTAATTGATTTGATGGCGCTGGGAGTAaagttctaagtttatttattagtcacaagtaagcttatattaacactgcaatgaagttactgtgaaaatctcctagtcgccacactccggcgcctgttcgggtacactgagggagaatttagcatagccaatgcacctaaccagcacgtcttttggactgagagaggaaaccggagcacccagaggaaacccacgctgacacagggagaacaggcgaactccgcacagtgacccaagctgggaatcgaacccgggttcctggtgctgtgaggcagcagtgctaatgactgtgccactacCAACTCGGTCCCTACTGCCTCCACCCAAGTGGCAGTTCTTTTTGTGGAAGCCTAACTGGTCTGCAGTCAGAACAGAGTGGAATGGTGGTGGATCAGGAACCAGCCTGTCTGATCAAACATGGCATTCCCCATGCACCCCTATTCACCCAAAAACACCCACATTGGCACAAACTTCCTTGAACTGGATGGTCCAGGTCTGTACTCTGTTCTTAATAACTGACACGGGGAGCAGACTACAATTTAATTTAGTCTAGTGGCTCAATAAGTAACTGCCTGAGTTTAAGGCCAAGGAAATACACTGTTAGCTCACAAACAAATCATGGATTCCCTGGTTTACAGAAACACACTCCATCCTACTGACTGCATCATTCAGATACGATTTATTTCCTAGAAATACTCTGGAATAATTTTAGACTATTATAATCCCcaccaggacatcccaaagtacttcacagtcaattaagtacttttgaaatgtagtcacttgaAAAGTAGCAGCTAATTTGCAAACTATTATTAGCAATGAGATAGTGGCCAGAGAATATATTTTAGTGATTACCTAGAATTTACAGGACAATTCAGACCAATTTAGCCACACGAGCATTTGTGCTCGCGAGCCTCTTCCCTCTTGTCCTCATCTCACCCTTTCCAGTGTAACATTTTCCAGTCTCCCTcaagtgtttatccagcttccccttaaacacaTCAACTCTATCCACCTCAACCACAAGTTCCACATTCACATCACTCTGAATAAAGATTagatttattaatgactatctTTGCTTTTTAGTTGTTTCTGGCACTGCTTTCCCCTGCATATGGAAACATTTTCTACCCTATTAAATCTTTCCAGAATCGTgatggaaaatcatagaaacccatagaaaccctacagtgcagaaggaggccattcggcccatcgagtctgcaccgaccacaatcccacccaagccctacccccacatatttacctgctaatccctctaaccgacacatcccaggactcgaaggggcaatttttaaccaggccaatcaacctaacccgcacatc comes from Mustelus asterias chromosome 12, sMusAst1.hap1.1, whole genome shotgun sequence and encodes:
- the tefm gene encoding transcription elongation factor, mitochondrial isoform X1, producing MLVKGLSRLLIRGRQCLFQRLRPPNAMRQQRFCTCCKEGRYAATDLHHLDCPQPDPGGVDIDEQYTPQQRAAVLRVLNTASREELAGIKLLRGRKSANIVEYREERGPFTHLQCLLEVPLFKHKTITKVCRSILSPCGEPGRRDKKLQGLKFVKPDIERRRLLAAESIVSVVFGIRKIAWAHMDRNLTVLDWNQETSHRYMKGAYLPSIYLEEISAAVSKIPKGDFFILEKPSISTQSTHLFPVTLHLRTIEAMLHGLLGGSFLEDGQHKVLSVVRTAVGKHFELMVGESRTSGRELVQQLMIDSVTQEHPRVLFPRDALARYRRLFQKGNADRGEEMCDALLQAVAFYEFLFNNS
- the tefm gene encoding transcription elongation factor, mitochondrial isoform X2 encodes the protein MRQQRFCTCCKEGRYAATDLHHLDCPQPDPGGVDIDEQYTPQQRAAVLRVLNTASREELAGIKLLRGRKSANIVEYREERGPFTHLQCLLEVPLFKHKTITKVCRSILSPCGEPGRRDKKLQGLKFVKPDIERRRLLAAESIVSVVFGIRKIAWAHMDRNLTVLDWNQETSHRYMKGAYLPSIYLEEISAAVSKIPKGDFFILEKPSISTQSTHLFPVTLHLRTIEAMLHGLLGGSFLEDGQHKVLSVVRTAVGKHFELMVGESRTSGRELVQQLMIDSVTQEHPRVLFPRDALARYRRLFQKGNADRGEEMCDALLQAVAFYEFLFNNS